The region taacagaccacaatggtctcacaagtacttcttccaacGTTCGGTCTTATGTTAAGAATCAAcgttcggttgaagataagctaCCCTTCGCCTATaatttaaaagaagcctttcaatgtttctctacaaacacttgatcgtatcttcacgggaaaccacacaagcacttcaagtttCTCTTGACTTTGAGGAAAGAGATTCTAGCCCAGAATCATCTGATTTATGTCTTCTAATAGACATCACTCACATCTAATACACATTttgctttatttttttttttttatcttttgtcACCTTATTgcaagatttttttttattttttaacaattTGGTTGTTGTTGGTTCTATTGTTGTTTATCTTTGGATTAACAGAGGTTATCCTAAATTTTGGAGCGACATTGAATTTTAAATGACGAATTAAGGACAAGCTtttgggcgcgtgaatttgaacggtTCCTAAACCCACGCGTGCTGACCTATACCTGGGAGATACCACCATGTCACATTGCACTTTTTCAGGAGACGTTTCAGTGATCTCATCAATATCATGATGATTCTTTCTCTCTCCTGGCAACAGTATATAAAGAGTTTCTAATTCTATTTGTCGCTTTTACCTGCAACAAACTCTCTCTATATACATGGCGATTTGCaattgttcatcttcatccttaactCAACAATGGCGACTTCATCATCGGCTCACGATCAAACTGCTTCGTCTACATTGATATCGATCAAGACAAATCAGAATATGATCATCGAACTCAACCCTTTTCTATACGACTCGTACATGCTGCAAGTGGTTGAGTGCTTGAAGTATTCACCTCCGGTCCTAGCCCTAACACAGGTGGATTCCGTTCCAATGTCCCTCCTATCACAAGTCTACACTACCGCCTCGTATGATAAGAACAAGGAGAGGATCTACTTCCAAATCTTCTCTCACAAGGCTTCAATTTCTAAAGGGAGATTTTGTTCCTTATTGCAACTTGTTGTGGATTCGTCAGTGATCTCACTGGACTTGATCACCACTACTCAACTATTCTCGATGCTTTACGAGATGGGCTACACCAATGTACTTACCACTGTTACGAAGGTCAAAAAGTCATGCTTTCCGCCCAAGTGGAATGGGTTGCTTACTCTTCTCATCAAGAGTTTGGCAGAAAGGAGTGGTGGGTCTGATGGTACCAGCAAGGATTTTCTGACCCTTTTATATGGTCTTTACAATGGTATCAATCTCGACTATGGGTCGATTGTCTGGTCGCAGGTGGTGCAAAGCCTCAACACTTCGACGAGGCACTCAGAAGTTTCGTATGGTCGATTCTGGACTCTCATTACACGAAGGGCTATTGATACTCTGCAAGTTCCGGTTATAAAGGATGCCCTAGTCGCTTCTGTGGCTACGTTTCACACCAAGAAAATCATTATTACTGATCCAACAATATTTCCTCATGATGGCTCTATACCTGAGACAATGTACAGGTGTGTCTCATCCGAGAGTAAGCTCTTTGTTGAATATCGCAAGATTCCTCCCAAGGCACCGAGAGTCTTATCTCCTGATCAGCAGGCTACCTTGGATGATGTGGATAAGCCTGGAAACCGAGGAAAAAAGGCTACTACCAAGAAATGGGAAGGCGAGGATGATAAGTCAAAGTCCAAGAAGTGAAAGTCTGAGAAAGGGGATTCTTCTAAGCCAAAGAAGCTCAAGAAGATGGCGAAGAAATCCAAGAGTCCCTCTTCTTCCAGTTCAGAAAACGATGAgcaggatgaagaagaagaaattcaTCATGTATCACCGAGAGGTAACACACCTCCTCAATCTCCTTCTCCAACCGAACCTGCTCATGAGAAACTTCCAACACCACCTCCATCACTGAAACAGAGAGTTCCTATTTCGGTTGCTCATGTTCCCCCACCTACCACATCTCAAACAGCAACTTCTATTCCACCACCGCCACCAATTTCTACTATTCCCATTTCTACAACACCAATCCCTACTCTCATTATTTCCCAATCAACTTCCACAACTATCCCACAACCGACTGTAGGAGTCAACTTATCTGATACGGGGGCGACTACTGAGACTGAACCTCCAGTTACTTCCAAACCACTTTCACCCTCACCTTCAACCAATTCCAGTGCCACTCTCGGTGGTGctaatgatgagtttgattcaaTCTTCTACAATCCCTATCGGCTTCCTACAGATGATGTTAATGATGCTCCAGTCACACGAAAACAATTGCAAAGCATTGACGAGAAACTCGACAACCTGCTTAACGCCAACAAGTCCTACAATGATTTTGTACTCAAAGCTTTCTTGGATACTTCTCTTGAGTAAAACACTGAGGTTATTGGCAAATCCACCAAGGCAGTTAATGAGTCTACTTCTTCTTGCAAGAAGGCCATTACTGATGTTGAAGAAATTGTTCACAACACTCAGATCTTTCTTGATTCGCTTAAAGGGCGTGTTGATACCAGTGCAGCCAAGGTGAATGCCTCTTTGGATTCCTTATCCAAGTCTGTTCAAGCGGAGCACACAAAGTTTGAGGCGGCTCGTTCTTCAATACAAGCAGAGAATACCCCCCTTATCAGTTCTGTGACTTCTCGGCTTGACTCTGTTCACGCTGATTTAGCTAAGGAGAGTGATCTGAAGGAAGAACTTACACGCCAAGCCTCCACAATTGAAATTCAAAAGGTACAACTTGCTCAAGAAAAAAGGAGATTTCTTTGTTGAAAACGGAAATAGTTGTCTTTCGAAGCTGTGCTGGGGATGTCAACGATATGCTGACCAGTCTCCTTAGTGCTCATGATCCTATCCTCACTTTGACTATCAGGAATCATCTTACTTCAAAACTTCTTCCTCTCCTTGCATTGTTACACGAGATAAAGGGTGTTTCGGATAGGTTCAtacctccaaaacaagggggagagggtGCTCAACCGAAAGTTACTGTGAAGACTGAAATCAAATCTCCTCAACCGGAAGTCGGAGTTACAACCAAACCGAAGGATAATTTAGCTTCGGGTTCTGGTGTCAAAGAAAGGAAAAAGCGTCttattggagaagatgatgaggaTGAAGAAGATCAAGAAACTATTTCTGAGATCCTGAACCGAAAGAAAAAGAATGAGGAGATAGATGAAACTCTTCGGGCTGCTAAGGAGGTGGAGGatagagaaaagaagaagaaagaagagggTGATGCATTAACCTGCAAGAAGGCCTTGTTTCCCCTCTAGACAAGAGAAACACTTATCAGTGAGGCAATAGAGTTTCCAAGCATCTACTGGCTGGAACCTGTCGCTTCTTTTGATTGTGACAATTCTAAGgattcacagttcgacatgccgataGCACAAAAGGCATTCACGTTTCATTGCTTTGATTCAACTATTGAAGTTCCTTTCCCTCATCCAAAAGTTGATGGTGAGCTTATCGAACTTTATTTGAAGCATGGTCAGCCGTAGTACTTGACATGGAGCGCACAGAAGATAGTTACTGTCAAGGTACTGAAACCTACACATGTTGGGAAATTTCCAAATGTTAATTTCAAAATCACACGAGGATCAGCAAACTCGATGTCGATTATTTCTCTGGCAGATCTTCcgaatttaaatcctcattaCTGGATCCTATTGTTTAACATTCTGCTCTCCAATCCGAAAGAATATGAGCCGATACTGGATCATTTGAAGAGAATGTTGGCCTCTTACATTCATGAGGTTGCTACTATtgatcaggagatagcgaaagTGATGAACAAGAAACCGACTGTCAAGACTACACCGAAACCAAGTGATGTGGAAAAAATGAAGATGGGCCAAATTGATTCTACACATCTTACTGTGATGTTTAGAAAAAGCGAAGCCAA is a window of Lactuca sativa cultivar Salinas chromosome 1, Lsat_Salinas_v11, whole genome shotgun sequence DNA encoding:
- the LOC111921818 gene encoding uncharacterized protein LOC111921818; its protein translation is MAKKSKSPSSSSSENDEQDEEEEIHHVSPRGNTPPQSPSPTEPAHEKLPTPPPSLKQRVPISVAHVPPPTTSQTATSIPPPPPISTIPISTTPIPTLIISQSTSTTIPQPTVGVNLSDTGATTETEPPVTSKPLSPSPSTNSSATLGGANDEFDSIFYNPYRLPTDDVNDAPVTRKQLQSIDEKLDNLLNANKSYNDFAVNESTSSCKKAITDVEEIVHNTQIFLDSLKGRVDTSAAKVNASLDSLSKSVQAEHTKFEAARSSIQAENTPLISSVTSRLDSVHADLAKESDLKEELTRQASTIEIQKVQLAQEKRRFLC